A genome region from Rhodothermia bacterium includes the following:
- a CDS encoding SDR family oxidoreductase produces MARYLVFGASGGIGQAVVQRLNQPHNQLALVARSTAKLNALHVGTNAHLFSADATQPEEVNKVVQEAITQMGGLDGVVNCIGSLLLKPAHLTTPEDWYLTLRQNLDTSFFILKTATRIMLRQGGSVVLVSSAVSQYGLQNHEAIAAAKSGINGLVRAAAATYAKRGVRVNAVAPGLVRTPMTQHLTATETAEKSSAVLHALGRIGEPDDVAKAIVFLLDNDQSGWITGQVLGVDGGLSVVRSTF; encoded by the coding sequence ATGGCACGTTACCTTGTTTTTGGTGCAAGTGGAGGAATCGGCCAAGCTGTAGTCCAGCGATTAAACCAACCGCACAACCAACTTGCCCTCGTTGCAAGGAGTACAGCAAAGTTGAACGCACTCCACGTAGGAACCAATGCACATCTTTTCTCGGCTGATGCGACGCAACCAGAAGAGGTAAACAAGGTTGTGCAAGAAGCCATTACACAAATGGGAGGCTTAGATGGTGTGGTTAATTGTATTGGCTCGCTTCTCCTAAAGCCTGCACACCTCACCACACCAGAAGACTGGTACCTAACCTTGCGACAGAACTTAGACACCTCGTTTTTTATCCTCAAAACAGCCACAAGAATCATGCTCCGGCAAGGTGGATCGGTTGTATTGGTTTCTTCTGCGGTTTCGCAATACGGGCTACAAAATCACGAAGCCATTGCGGCGGCAAAATCGGGGATTAATGGCTTGGTGCGTGCTGCGGCGGCCACATATGCCAAACGTGGGGTTCGGGTGAATGCGGTGGCGCCGGGCTTGGTGCGGACGCCCATGACACAACACCTTACGGCAACGGAAACCGCCGAGAAAAGCAGTGCAGTACTCCATGCCTTGGGGAGAATTGGTGAACCGGACGACGTGGCCAAGGCCATCGTTTTTTTATTAGACAACGACCAAAGTGGTTGGATTACGGGGCAAGTATTGGGGGTAGATGGTGGCCTGTCTGTTGTTCGATCTACTTTTTAA
- a CDS encoding response regulator transcription factor, whose product MTRIVIADDESLARDTIRLLLSERQDMEVVAETDSGATTIAAIKAQKPDIVFLDIQMPDGDGFSVLEALTPEELPVVIFVTAYDQYAVKAFDFHALDYLLKPYDDDRFFKALDRACLHLKSRENENLSDKITALLTARQEELKPKFPDRFSVRNRNMIEFIPVNDIDWIEAAGDYVVLHVGNRSHLLRETMERMTTLLDPLKFIRVHRSSILAIEKVKAIQPHFNGAYIAVLANNKKITISRRYWGHVEPVLNRKS is encoded by the coding sequence ATGACCCGTATTGTTATCGCAGATGACGAATCCTTGGCGCGTGACACCATCCGCCTCCTACTCAGCGAACGGCAAGACATGGAAGTGGTTGCCGAAACCGATAGCGGCGCCACCACAATTGCAGCCATTAAAGCACAAAAACCAGACATCGTGTTTCTGGATATCCAAATGCCAGACGGGGACGGCTTTTCTGTTTTGGAGGCATTGACGCCGGAAGAATTGCCCGTGGTGATCTTCGTAACGGCATACGACCAGTATGCGGTAAAGGCGTTTGACTTCCACGCCTTAGACTATTTGTTAAAGCCATACGATGATGATCGGTTCTTTAAAGCGTTGGATCGCGCTTGTCTCCACCTTAAATCCCGTGAAAACGAAAATCTTTCGGATAAGATAACGGCCTTGCTGACGGCGCGCCAAGAAGAACTCAAGCCTAAGTTCCCAGATCGGTTCTCGGTGCGCAACCGTAACATGATCGAGTTTATTCCAGTGAATGATATAGACTGGATTGAGGCCGCCGGAGACTATGTGGTTTTGCATGTTGGGAATAGAAGCCATTTGCTTCGGGAAACGATGGAGCGCATGACGACACTCTTAGACCCCCTGAAGTTTATACGGGTACACCGCTCCAGTATTTTGGCCATCGAAAAAGTGAAAGCCATACAGCCACACTTTAACGGAGCCTACATTGCCGTTCTGGCAAACAATAAAAAAATTACCATCAGCCGCCGATATTGGGGGCACGTTGAACCCGTCTTAAACCGGAAATCTTAA